The sequence tcACCTCTccaagatgcttgctcatccagcttggtctacaactcctgcctataagttttttcccctttcttgggatgcaggctttggatagtttctgcaaccttgacttgaagtaattccaggcctcctccgcctttagatccataaattcttcagtccaatccacttccctaactaaatttccttaattttttaacattagcccttttgaaatcaaaaaccctaatcacagatttatttttgtttatccttccatttagtttgaactgaattagctcatgatcactcgaaccaaggttgtcccctacaaccatttctatgagatcctcactgctcaccaaaatgctcgccaaatctaaaatggcatcccctcttgtttgTTCAGCAACAACTTGGTGAAGGagtccatcagctatcgcatccaggaaaatctgagccctattatggttactagcacttgtcctccagtctgtatctgggaagttaaagtctcccatgatcacacaattcccattagtatttacttcattaaaaacattaaagaggtctctatccataccCAAACTGGAtcccagcggtctatagcacaccccaagcactatcccaggagaggctctagtagctttcttctccactgtgatttttgcccagacagacactgtcttatccattccatcacttatTTCTTtgcagtctacctcatcattgatatacaatgctactccaccacctttgcctttatttctgtctttcctaaacagcacatacccttcaatacctgtactccagtcatgactactattccaccgtTTTCTGTTTACCCctatatctggtttcacttcctgcaccaatagctctagttcctccattttgttacctaggctcctcgcattagtgtacaaacatcttaatttttgctgtttgtcttctctcacattctttaccctattaggcacaggcattctactgccagtatcacctattagactggtatctacactacccttcctccttatgtccattctcctacccatggctgtatcctttcttatttcattttcttccctctcaatgttaaaatccggcgtggagattacctggacctctcccaaccatctcccccagattcctagtttaaagttcTCTGAATCAGTTGTGCCAgactccatcctagaagtctatttccctccctactcaggtgaagtccatcccgagagaacagtcctctgtccatgaatgcttcccagtggccaaacatcccaaagcccgccttatagcaccactgcctgagccatctgttgatcatcataatcttgtcacacctttgttgcccttctctaggaacaggcagaatcccactgaagatcacctgagcctcgatttccttaagtgtcttccccagtctggcatagtctcccttgatacgtttcAGTGAGAATCTAgtcgtatcatttgttcccacatgaaggacaatcagtggattctttcccgttaggatcctcttcagcctcaggtccacatcccgtatcttagcacctggcagacagcacacccttctgttctttggatcagctctggttacaggcctgtctattcttctcagtaaggagtccccaatcacgtagtcctgccttttcctggtgatggtgcgattctgtggtctatcccctgttccctctggctgcaagtcctctcaattcctattgtcccttgcaattctctgcaacccatcccgtatcctcctggggctcatttTTGGTGTTGTTATCTCTATTGACTCTTCCcgtcttcctataggactagctgctcttttcttccttgccgtctcaccttcagtgaccacctgctgtgccccttcttcattttccaactccgcaaacctgttcctgagctctatttctccttcactagcccgtcttttcctctgcctggttctcttagtcacatgtttccactgtccactttcctcacccagcagtctcccctcagagttcttcttggtcctgcttccatctgcaagtctgagcttttcccttcagcctctcatgtctttgctccattatccgctcgaacccccttctaaactcgaccagagtttccacctgcatctccaatcctcggatcttttcttccatcggCTCTATTaggtggcacttcatgcagatgaaacttttttcaggtaccccctccaggatcatgtacatgccactacttccacatccagtcatcctcattgtgtcttccactgcttgggtcaccaccactgctgcctctgtatctgtcatagccttctcacTTAAGTCCTGTTAGaccgggaaacacaaaccaaaccaccaccacccaagcaaaacaaacccccaacgagcaccaaaacactgccagaccaccacacactcccttcactagcctgtctgttcctctgcctggctctcttagtcttccccacaaactccccttgcaaactctcactcaaactcccctgtttacagctgtttgctggctcctgtgcgagagagagagagagatgcgcattgcccctttaagtgcGCTGatcccactctaagtacattgcctttttaagtagatcagcaagttgagacaacagctgctgccagcaagcttcctccatcctgagccctgtgcGTAAGCATGCgggctcaggagggagggggacacactGACCTtagcccccctttccccaacaCAGCAACCAGGAGAAGCTCCAAGGCAGAAGTCAGGAGCAGCACGTGGCAGTAGTGGGAGGGATAGCTGAACTGCCGgtaattgatagcctgctgggcggctgccgcataGGGAActtgggggagctgatgggggctgctggtccaccctggttccaagcccccaccagctagctccaacaggctgctttttctgcaagcagtgaacaaagcaggcggctgtcaaacaacgttataagggagcatttcgcaactttaaatgagcatgttctctaattgatcaacaacataacaacgttaactgggacaacgttaagtgaggagttactgtagtttcaaccagtttacccAGCACTGAAGCCAGGCTTACGcccctgtaattaccaggatcacctctggagcccttttaaaaaattggcgttACATCAGCTATCCTCAAGTCATTTGgaacaaaagctgatttaaatgataggttacaagccacagttagtagttctgcaatttcacaattAAGTTCCCtaagaactcttggatgaatacaatctggtcctgatgacttaacAGCCAATTAAAACATAACagagaggggcaggcagggaatTAACAGCATGGGGCTGGTGGTGGGGAAAGGAGACAGTAGATGTGCTTCATCTGGAATATAAAGGGGTGGAAGGAAGCAGGGGTAGGGTGATGAAGACAGCAACCGGTGTCTGTAGGGCAGGGTGAGATGCACAAAACTGTTATGGAGAAGCAAACCAGAATGGCTCTGGGGATgtggctggtgtgggtgggggagctgggtcCTGAACCCATCTGTCTGTCCACATTTTCTCCCCTTTCAGAACTAGACTAGGACCCTAGGGTTTTCCACTCTTACACCTCTACAAGACTGCACAATTCCAGCTGAACCTTAAACTCATTTCCTTGCCCACATACTCCCTGTGTCCCTCACAGCCTGCAAGAGGGGGCCAATGCTGCTGCTTTCTAGGATTAACTCACTTTTCCTGAGGACACATGCAAACACACTACTCCCCATTATGACCTTTGAGGGAGATCCCTCTCACTTGTTCTAGacaccctctcaccccacactgaCACCCTCTCCACATCCTGGCCCCTCTCACCTCCTTAATCATATCCTCCATTGGGTGACCACAACAGAGGCCCCTGTCAGTTCCCCAGAACGTCCAATCCCCACACCAGGGGAGGCCCCAAACCCATACACTTACCTGAGGTGCGGGGTGAGTCAGTGAAGTGAGCTGGTCTCATTACAGGCTGAGCACAAGTGTTGGAAGGTGGCTGCTTCTCCTCAGCCCACACTGGGATCTTTTCCTGAGACGCATCCCTGGCAGAGCCTTCCCCCCGAGGGTTCTTTCCATTTGTCTCCTCCTCTGGAGCACAGGCAGCTCCAAGATTTGGTCCCTGGTCTAATGGCTCCTCCAGCAGTGACTCCTGCtccatggtctctgccccaaaggccTCACTGAGCTGCTTCACCAAACAATTTATGGTGTCTGGGGAGAAGGTGAGGATAAGACACCTTATcaggcccgggggagggggcaagacccCACCTGAGTTAGTGTACTCAGCTCTGGACCCTTCAATCTCAGAAAGGTAGTGACAAACTGAAGTGTGCTCAGAGAAGAATTAAGAAATGCTCAGGGAGCCAGAGTGGTGAAATTCTGGTGGGAGACTTCAATAGTTAAGTTCACCCAGCTCAACAGAGCCAAGAATAAAGAAGATAAAACAAGAATCACCTGTAAATATCTAGAGGGCACAAAACCTGAGGGAATTGTGGTGGTTAGGAGGCAGTGTGTGAACAGGGTACACTGAACCAGGGAAAGGAGCTCAGGAACCATCCCCAGTCCTGAAGGATCTGGGAGTCTGGGGAGCGGTCTCCATAAGGGAAAGGCCCAGATCCCCCAAAAAATGGACTGAAGACAATGATTCTGCCCGAAACCCTGATCTGCCCATATGACAAGCCACATTCCAAAAGAAAACATATACTTACCAGCCATCACAGCCTTCATAGGGGTGCGTGAGATACCGAGGGTTGGCGATCGAGGGTCCCAACTCTGGCTCTGTTCAGCTGCCGTCACCGCTTCCTTGGGCTCAGCCAAGGGGCTTCTCTGAGGGGAGCTCTCCACCTGAGAAAGAGATGGAGTCGGGCACAAATGGACATAGCTCAGGCACTCTGACCAGAGCAGGGAGACAGATGCACAGTGGGCAAAGACAAAGCAGAACTGTGATGTTCAGATCCTTCTCAGATGAGAAGCAGAGGACTAGACAGGCCCACTGGTCTGGGTGAGACATACTGAGTGAGAGGGTCTGATTTGCAGGGGTAGGGAGGGGAAGGACTGGGTAAGGACACCAGACTGGACAGTCCTGTTTTTAGTCTGACTGGGGCTGGCATAGGCAGGATGAACCTGTGATCGCCTCTTACCTCAATGGGGGTCCTCAGGATCCCAGGTGTGGGGGACCGGGGGTCGCTGACGTGTGCCAGGTGCTGGTTGAGGAAGGGTTTCGAAGTGGGTGTAGCTGGGAAGCTCTCAGCAGCCCCCATGGCTGCTGGCAGCAGGAGCGGCGAGTCCTCCACGCCAGAGTCCGCCTTCAGCTGGGAGCCCTGAGGAAAATGGAAATGCTGCGGAGTTAACCACAGGTACTGCCCGCGGCAGCGACCCACCGACCCCTCCGCTGCTAAGCAGGGGAGCTGGAGGAGGCCCTCCGCCTGCTCaggtgctgggcagggctggcttcGCGCATCTCCCTTCACCACTCTGCGGCAGGGACGCCGGGCAGCAGCGCCCGGGCCTGACCCCGtaagccccccaccccgctagcGCACACAGCCCGGGAACGGCTGACACTCCGCCGGCAGCTCCCCCGCGACTCTCCAGCCCCAGCGCGCGAGAAGCGCCCGCCTAGCCTCACCTCGGGCCCAACCTCCGCCGCGATTCAAATCTCCCGCCCTCGCCGCGCCCCCATTGGCCCGCCCAGCCagccgtctgtctgtctgtcagtctGTCTACCACTCCCTCCCTGGCCAAGGTGGAGCACTCCCGCCCCAATATACACCAGGCGTCCTATGACGTGCGCTCATTAGCCAATCTCCGTGCCAATCACTCCGTAATCCCACCTCTTAACCTCCTATTAGGGGACAGCCAAACCCTTAGCGCAACATCATTCATAAAGACCGAACCTCCTCCCTCTCTGTTGCCTAGGCGCTGgagtttaattttttccccaatctGATTGGCTATTTCCTGGCCTTGCACTTTATCATCTTCTATTGGCGGGGTCGTCAGGCTTCCGTGGCTCATTGGCTTTCCCTCATTTGACAGTTATGGCTGTCCAACTCCCAGCGACTCCGCCCCAAGGGACTCTTGCGCTTGCATTGGCTGGAGGTTTAGACGTCTCTACCAGATTGTCCCAGGAGCCTGTCCGTATACAAAGGGCAATTTTGATAGGGCGAGCAGGGCAGGCTTTGGAGCGAAGGGGCGGAGCGTTAACGGTAGCTCCACCTCTTTGCTTGTGCGCCTGCGTGGAGCGGGATTGGCTAGCGAGTTTCTGACAACGAAGGTCTGTGATTGGtcagggtggggctgtgggtggtgCTGTAGGGAGCCGCTGTCATGGCGGAGCTGAGTGAGGCGTTGCTGTCGGTGCTGCCGGTCATCCGCGTGCCCAAGGCTGGGGACCGGGTCCATAAGGAGGAATGCGCCTTTTCCTTCGATACACCGGTAAGCTGTCCCCCCCTTCACCGTGAGGCCGCCTGCTCGCCGGCCTGATCCTCCGCGCGCCTGGGCCCTGGGGACCGGCCCGCATGGGGCATGCTGGGACATGAAGTCTTCCGTGGGTGTGGGCTCTGTTCGGCTCAGTTGAGTGTGCGGCTGCGAGGACTACAGCTCCCGGCAAGCCCTGAGTCCCGGCCCCATGCCTGGGCGAGCTGTGCTGGGGGGTGTAGTTCTCTCCGTCCCAGTGCTGCCCGCGGGGTCCGGCCTTTCCGCCGccccggcagcgtctccgcgcgCTTGTCCTGCTGACTCACTGCAGGGCGGCCCGGCCCCGTCGGCGCCCGCTGGGATGGGGAGCGCAGACCCGAGACGGCTCTCCTGTGCGaagcatgctgggagctgtagtctgcTGACCCCCTTCCCCAGAGCGAGTCCGAGGGCCCTGACCGGCCGCGCTGCAGCCCCCGAGACTAGAGTCGCTCCACGGGCGGCACGGAGGGCTCCTCGCCCCGCTGCCCTGTTGGCATctctggcgggctgggctgggctgttcgCGGTGCACGCTGGTGGGCGTAGCCCGGCTAGTCTGGCAGCACCCGGAAACATCCACAGGGGGTGATCTCATTCTTGATCCCCTTGCCCACCCTCTGGAGTCTGGGTTTGTACGCGCACGCTCTCCCTCGTGGGAGTTGGTCGCGGGGGGAGTTATTGCTGTTTCTTACACCCACACTCTCGAACCCAGTTTGCGGGGGAGATCTGCATCACCTCCTGGGGGCACAGCCAGGCCCTTTCCTGGGGTGTGGACAGTACATTCTGTTTCTTCTAAACATCCAGGCAACTGACGGGGTTGAACCACCCCATAGCTTCTAAATTAAAGTCCCTCAGAACCTCCCTGGGCTCACCTTGTCTTAGGGACCCTATGTCCTCGTAGGTTGGAACACAAAGTTCTCCCTGGCCCCAAAAGCTGGGGGTACCCCAGTGCTGTGTCATTAAAAGAGCAGtgtcccttctccctctctttccccttctctccagCCACATTCACCCAATGGAGTTACAGCCTCAGGCATTTCTAAAATGGTTCAATTTTTTCATTGGGAAGTTAGTGTTGGTTAAAGTGCTTGATTGGCAGCCCATGGGAATTGGAGGCCTCTATCCTCTGACTGGGGTCAGCCCGAGTAGCAGTAGAGCAAGTTTTTCTCCCTGTACATTGCAACTGCCATTGCAGTTTGTATGGATGAGTATAGATGTGTGATATGTTTTCTTGTATCAAATTGTAACATTGTCAACCAAATTTCTAACATGCTAAACACGTAACTTACAGCCAGTCTCTCactttgtttttaccttttttctctctcttcctggctTTATTccactttctttttttccccacataatTAGATCTTTTTAAGTTGTCTTCAGTGTCTGTTTTTCTCTTCACCACACTACAAGAATTAAACCTACTAATCAAAGACAGACATGAAAAGATTTTGGGTCCCACTGTCCAAAGCAATAGGAAATGAAAGACTCTTTTCCTCCACAAGCCCTGCATTTGAATTCTGAACCCTGTTTTTTGTTTCTGTCTCCATTTCAGTTTTCTGATTGCTGAGACTCAGATTGGGTATTCTCTGCTATTCTGTCTCTTTCCTGGTCTCCACGTTTAGGTGTGTCTCATGCCCTCCCCCACCACTTCTAAATAGCATCAGTGCTGTAGGTGCTGGGAGGTTGCCAACTTGTGAGACTGACCTGATTCTTGTCCTGGTCTGTTTCACAGCTGCCCACAATGTTCCAAAACAACAGTAAAACCTAAAACAAGATTCTAGTTAACTTTCACTCTGCAACAATTTGACAAAGCTCAAGGCAGCACCAGTAGCACTAGATCCATCTATCTGCAGAGACAGATTGATGTAGCTGCATCAGTTTTGCCTGGGTCATACTTTGCAACTGTAAATTCTAAAGGCTTCTTTAAATGAGACTACATCTCCTCAGAAGTTTATGGGTCTGGCCTGATTCAGCTTCCTACCCACTATGGATAAACGGGCAAGTGGATTTTCAAATCATTCATCGTGGTGGGAGATACGTAGCTTGTTCGCAACTAGAGTGAGATTTGACAACTCCTTTCAGACCAGCCACTGAACGGCTGACACATGGGCATAATTTGCAGTCATTGAATGGAGCTGGATTAGAACCAGTATGCTAAAAGTAAAAAGTCTATTCTGTTCTGTTGAATATCTTCCTTTGGCCCCTCTGAGACATGTCTCCCTCTCAGTCTGTCTTTCTCCCCTAGGAGTCAGATGGGGGGCTGTATATTTGTATGAACACATTCCTGGGCTTCGGGAAGCAATATGTAGAGAAGTACTATGGGAAAACAGGCCATCGGGTCTATCTGCACCTCAAGAGAACACGCAAGCTGGTAAGAATGGGGTGCTTGGAGCTGGGGGACACACTGCACTGCCAAATGTGCTCTGAGTCTGAGAAGAGGGATCCAGCTCCATGTTCACTCAGACCTGAGGTTTTCCCTCATCTGAAACACAACCTTGTGTTTCTCCCCCGACCCCCGGATGGGACCCCAACTCTGGAGCTCTGATtcaattaatgacaggtttcagagtagcagctgtgttagtctgtattcgcaaaaagaaaaggagtacttgtggcaccttagagactaacaaatttatttgaacataagcttttgtgagctatagctcacttcatcggatgcattcagtactttccactgaatgcatccgatgaagtgaactgtagctcacgaaagcttatgctcaaataaatttgttagtctctaaggtgccacaagtactccttttctttttgactcaATTAGTTATTGTactggctgcctgccccatctCTCTCTACCTGCAGTATCTGCCTCAGATCCACAGGCTTTGGGCTACTCTCAGACTGTTTGGCCTCCTTATTGactgtctcctctctctccttgcctccTAAAACAGAAGGAGGAAGACAGTAGCTCCAGTGCTGGAGATCCCCCCAGGAAGAAACCCACCCGCTTAGCTATTGGTAAGAAAACAACTCCAGCTAGCCCAGTTTCCCTTCTGTGTCAGATCAGACCTCTACAGCTGTCTGGCCCAGTGGCCATTCACTCTTGCCTTTCATGCCCCTGTGCTGGATTAGACCTGGTAGTCCCATCTAGTCCAATGTCCACATATCTGGGAACGGCCAAGAAGGATAGCTGTTTAATAACCTTCTGCAGTAATGAGAGTTGCTTTATGTTCAAGTCTGTAATAATGGGGTTCTGTTAACAGATGGAATTTGCATCTTCTCTAAAATCTGCATACATAGATCAGCTTGAACACTGCTATGCAAGGTTAGGGGCTGGGATAGAGTTTGGGGAAACTTTGACATTGCTTGATCGAAAGGTTTCTGAGAGTCCCCCATAATGTTTTACATAGTTGAAAAACCTAACCCTTTTTAGTGAAGATAGGGGAAAAATTATGGGCAGGCTCCTCATTAAACTTTTctgtctagaacagtggttctcaaccaggggtacgggGCCTCTTTGGAGCCATGAGCAGGTGTAAGGGGGGCTATCAAGCAAGGCCAGTGTTACacttgctggggccagggcagaaagccaaacccccaccgcatggggctgaagcctgggatCCTGAGtcctaccacccagggctgaagttgAAACATGAGCTATGTAGCTTcacaggggcccctgtggcatgggaccCCAAGCAATTGCaatgcttgctaccccctaatgccggacctggcttttatatgcaaaaaAACAGTTATTGTGCtgcaggtgggctgtggagtttttgtagcatgttgggggggggagtcctcagaaaataaaagatggagaacctctggtctagaatGTTCTTTGAGATCTAGGGCATGGTACTGAAAAAGGCCTAAACACTGAAATACACAAATGATCCTTTTTGGAATGATAGAGTGGAATGCTGCGGTGCTGGTGCTCCGTGTGCACAACCTGGAAAGAGTTGTGGTCAGGAATTCAGGCCAGGACACTCAAAATGCTTCTTGCTCATTTAGATCAGTTTTGAACCCagaacctcctgcataacagcaCAGACCTCCAACACTGCAGCTAAAAGTAGTAAGTTATTGCCTCTTATGTAGACCAGCCACTAGAGAGAAACATATAAcacatttcagagtggtagctgtgttagtctgtatcagcaaaaacaacgagaagtccttgtggcaccttagactaacaaatttatttgggcataagctttcgtggtctagaatccacttcatcagatgcatggagtggaaaatacaggagcaggtataaatacatgaaaggatgggggttgccttaccaagtgtgaggtcagtctaacgagataaatcaattaacagcaggataacaagggagggaaaaataacttttgaagtggtaatgagagtggcccattacagacagttgacaagaaggtatgattTACTCACCCActttactcacaccttcttgtcaactgcctcTCGGAAAGATTAGGCCAAATCCATGTGCTTGGCTATGCTCTTTGTACAATTGGGTTATTCCTGTGTACCCACTCTACAAAGCTCTGTGAGACATGCATCTCTATTGGCCCAGCAAATAGCTGCACTTGAAGACACTTCagtgtaatgaatgaggcaggggactgtaAGAAGGAAACGACTGGTCTTTtggttaaggcagtggttctcacattctttctgctgcaggcttcctgtgtgatgttggaTTAATTGCtttggggaagattttcaaaactgccgaAAGGAATTTAAGAGCAAAGCCCCATTGATTTCTGGTCTTAAATCCCTTCAAAATCTccaccttagggcttgtctacacttaccaggggatcGACACGTAGCGATTGATGCATCagcggtcaatttagcaggtctggaCCTTGtaaatcgaccacagatcgctctcctgtcgacttctgtactccacctgagCAAGAAATGCAAGGGGAGTCGACGGGTgagcgtctcccatcaacatGGTTTAGTATGGACCCTGCAGTGAgcagatctaagtacgtcgacttcagctacgttattcatgtagctgaagttgcgtaacttggATCGATCTCCCCCCATAGTGTAAACAAGaccttagtctctgtgcctctttccccatctgtaacagggGGACAACAaaacttctctacctcacagagtGGGGGTAGGATAATTCCATCAGTGTTTATGAGGTGTTCAGTATTGAAGTGGGGGGGCTTATAAGCACCTCAATAGATCACTGGGATCCCTGTGATAAGCTGTTGGAGGGCCTCTCCCACCTGTCGAGCCTGAGGCTCACAGGGGGTCCACCATCCCATCAGAGCTTT is a genomic window of Natator depressus isolate rNatDep1 chromosome 1, rNatDep2.hap1, whole genome shotgun sequence containing:
- the CDCA3 gene encoding cell division cycle-associated protein 3; protein product: MGAAESFPATPTSKPFLNQHLAHVSDPRSPTPGILRTPIEVESSPQRSPLAEPKEAVTAAEQSQSWDPRSPTLGISRTPMKAVMADTINCLVKQLSEAFGAETMEQESLLEEPLDQGPNLGAACAPEEETNGKNPRGEGSARDASQEKIPVWAEEKQPPSNTCAQPVMRPAHFTDSPRTSGGKPTRRKASNKVLAASGGTGRSPLSILQDDNSPSTLTPRQGKRHPSLSENLREWKEVAADPGCSLKSGGRAWNDLNKENQRCRLVEN